The DNA region TCGCCGCGAAGTGAACGTGACATAATGATAAGCCCTGCAGCTGAAACGAGAACAACTCCGGCTGCAGCAATATAAAGACCTGTATAGTTTATACCTGTATCATCCACGATAACACCGATCGAAGATATGTCAACAACTCCGCCTTTGTCATCGCGTATGCTGTATTCGATCTTATCCTTGGAAAAACTGTCAACGGAAACGTTCATGCCAAGCGCTGAACTTGCATCGATCATACTGTTTATGATCTCCATCTGCTTTTCCTTGTCAAGATTCTTGAGAATCTGGTTCTTTTCAGCCTGAGGCATGTTTTTAATGTATTCATCCTTTTCTTCTTCAGTCATTTTAGAAAAGTCTGTTTTTGTTTCCTTTGCCGGAGCCGCATTTTCGTGGTTTTCTCCGGATTCTGCCGCCGGCTGTGCATTTTCAGTATTTCCTGCTTCCGGTGATGCGGAACCGTCATTCTGTACTTCAGGTGTCTGTTCTTCCGCAGCCTGATTTTCTTCTGATGATGAATCGGGAACGGCATCCTCACCGAGATACTGTCTTATCGCTTCATCAGTCCTGCCTGTATACCCAAGGATAGCTGAAACCATTTTATCATACTGTTCCGGAGTGTATTCAGTTCCCTGAAGGTAATTTGCCCCCTGCTGAACGTACGTTTCCGGAAATCCGGCAGCTCTTGCAGCAGCAATAACATCAGCTTCTGATGCAGCCTTTACTTCCGGAGAATTACCGGCCATAAAAGGTACCAGAGCGACAGCTGCCGCTGCAGCGATACCTGAATATTTCATTCTGTTTTTCATTATCCTTATACCTCTTTTCATAATCACGGATACAGAAAACACTTTCACTGCTTACGGGCGATTTTGTATTCATCGCCGTCTCTGTAATACGGACATTTTCTGTAATGTCCTTCGATAAGACGACAGTATTCGTCTTCATCAAGGTCCATTTCACAAACATATGAATCCCATTCCTCATCATATGAGTAATAGGCGCATGTCTCACATTCGTTCATACTGACGCTTCCTTATCAGATATCGTTCTTTATGATATCGTCGAGAGATTCTCTCTGAACCACGATCCTGTCTGATGAGGAGTTTACAAATACAACTGCAGGCTTGCGGAGTCTGTTGTAGTGTGATGACATCGCATAGTTATAGGCACCTGTAGCGCAGACTGCAATGATGTCACCAGGCTCACAGTGCTGAAGCGGCATGTTTTCACCGATCATATCGCCTGTTTCGCAGCATCTGCCGGCAATTGTAACCTTTTCGTCCTTAGGAAGAGAAGCCTTGTTTGCCACAACTGCATCGTACTCTGCCTGATAAAGGATATATCTCGGGTTGTCACACATGCCTCCGTCAATGGAAACGTATGTTCTTATGTTCGGAATAATCTTTCTGCCGCCGCATGTGTAAAGTGTGATACCTGCGGAACCGACTACTGAACGGCCCGGTTCGATAAGTATAAACGGTCTCTTAACATCATTCTTTTCGCAGAATGAATTTACAACTTCTGCAACGGCCTTCATGTATTCGTCATAAGGGAGCGGATCGTCACCTTCAACGTACTTTATGCCGAAGCCGCCGCCAAGGTTGAGTTCAGGGATCTCGAATCCTGTTTCGTCCTTTATCTGCTTGATGAACTTCATCATGATCTCAGCCGCTGCAACAAATCCCTGTGTGTCGAGGATGCTTGAGCCGATGTGACAGTGAATTCCTGCAAAATCGAGGTTTTCAAGTGACATTGTTTTCTTTACGGCTTCAAAAGCTTCTCCTGTTTCAAGAGCAAAACCGAACTTTGAGTCGATCTGTCCGGTACTGATAAAGCTGTGTGTATGTGCGTCAACACCCGGCTTGATCCTGAGAAGAACGCGGAACTTCTTTCCCTTTTCCTTTGCGATCCTTTCAAGGGTATCAAGTTCAAATACGTTGTCAGCAACGATTCGGCCGATGCCGAGATCTGCCGCCATGTTTATTTCCTCTTCAGTCTTGTTGTTTCCGTGGAAAACAGCTTTGCTCATATCAAAGCCAGCCTTGTATGCTGTATAGATCTCTCCTGCGGAAACGACATCGATGCCCATGCCTTCCTGCTGCATAACACGGTAGATTTCCTTGCACGAGAAAGCCTTGCTTGCAAAGCATGCCATGCCCTTTCCGTCGTAGAACCTGTTTATACTGTCTATATATGTACGGCAGTGAGTTCTTATCATGTCTTCATCCATTACATAAAGAGGTGTGCCGTACTTCTTAGCGAGATCAACGGTATCGTGACCGTTTATCGCGAGATTACCTTTTTCATTTACACTTAGATTTTCTGATACAAACATTATTAACACCCTTTCAGAATTAAAAAACTCTTTTTTATTATAACATTTTTTTTAACTCATTTCAATACAAATTCCCAAATTAAAAAAAGTCACAGACATTACTTGAATTTTAGGTGCTAATAGTATATAATAGAAATATCTAATTTTTCTTAAAAGGAGATCGTAATAATGTACAGTAATTTAATGGACTCAATCGGATTCGTTGCAAAGAGCGACCCTGAAGTAGCTGAGGCTATGAACAAGGAACTCGGCCGTCAGAGAAGAAACCTCGAACTCATCGCAAGTGAGAACATCGTTTCACCTGAAGTAATGGCTGCTATGGGTTCTGTTCTTACAAACAAGTATGCTGAAGGTTATCCTGGCAAGCGTTACTACGGCGGATGCGAATACGTTGATATAGTTGAAAACATCGCTATTGAAAGAGCAAAGAAACTCTTCGGCGCTGAATATGCAAACGTTCAGGCGCACTCGGGCGCACAGGCTAACACAGCTGTTTACTTTGCTGTTCTCGAACCAGGCGACACTGTTCTCGGTATGAGCCTTGCACACGGCGGACACCTCACACACGGTTCACCGGTAAACCTTTCAGGAAAGTACTTCAACTTCATTCCTTACGGCCTCGGTGATGACGGCAGGATCAACTACGACGAGATTGAAAAGCTCGCTAAGGAAAACAAGCCAAAGCTTATCGTTGCAGGTGCTTCAGCTTATCCAAGAGCAATCGACTTCGAAAGAATCTCAAACATTGCTAAGTCTGTAGGCGCATTATTCATGGTTGACATGGCTCACATTGCAGGTCTTGTTGCTGCCGGATGTCACCAGTCACCTGTACCGTATGCAGATATCGTAACAACAACAACTCACAAGACTCTCAGAGGGCCAAGAGGCGGTCTTATCCTTACAAACAACGAAGAACTCGCAAAGAAGATCAACAAGGCAATCTTCCCTGGCATTCAGGGCGGTCCTCTAATGCACGTTATCGCTGGTAAGGCAGTATGCTTCGGCGAAGCACTCAAGGACAGCTTCAAAGAATATGAAACTCAGGTAGTTAAGAATGCAAAGGCACTTGCTGATGCTCTCATGGCAAAGGGATTCAACCTTGTATCAGGCGGTACAGACAACCACCTTATGCTCGTTGACCTCCAGTCATTCAACATCACAGGCAAGGAACTCGAACACAGACTCGATGAAGTATTCATCACAGTTAACAAGAATGCAGTTCCTAACGATCCTCAGAGCCCGTTCGTTACAAGCGGCGTAAGAATCGGTACACCTGCAGTTACAACACGTGGTCTTAAGGAAGACGACATGAAGCAGATCGCTGAATTCATCTACCTTGCTGCAACAGATTTCGAAAACAATGCAGACAAGATCAGAGAAGGCGTAAATGCTATCTGCAAGAAGTACCCTCTCTACGAATAATAGCTGTCAGAGAAAAGGAAAGCACTGATATAATATCAGCGTTTTCATAACAGATAAATTTCTTATTCAGGGACTTTACCTATGAAGTCCCTGAATATTTTTATATGATAAAGAGGAATGATCAATGGCTTCACCTTTAGCAGACAGAATAAGACCAAAAACACTCGATGATGTTGTCGGACAGAAGCATCTTCTTTCCGAAGGAAAGCCGCTCCGCCGGATAATCGACAGCGGACGGATCCCGAATATGATATTCTACGGTCCTTCGGGTACCGGCAAAACCACTGTTGCCAGAATAATTGCAGAAAGCACAAACATGTCCCCTGTTCAAGCTCAACGGTACATCAGCTTCAACGGATGATATACGTCAGGTCATAGCTGAAACCAACACTTTTGACGGATGCAACGGCGTTCTGCTCTATCTCGACGAGATCCAGTACCTTAACAAAAAGCAGCAGCAGAGCCTTCTTGAATACATAGAAAACGGACAGATAACGCTTATTGCCTCAACCACTGAAAACCCGTACTTTGCAGTATTCAACGCCGTTATAAGCCGCTCAACCGTTTTTGAATTCAAACCTGTAAACGCTGAAGATATCGCCAGAGCTGTTGAACGCGCATTCAGAGTACTTGAAGAGGAAAACGGATATACTATAACCGTTGAAGACGGCGTTATAGAACACATAGCATTTTCCTGCGGCGGAGATGTAAGAAAATCAATGAACACTGCAGAACTAAGCGTACTTTCCGGAGATGCGGACGAAAAAGGGATAACTGTTACTCTCGAAAGCGTTAAGCTTCTGGCTCAGCGCAGCAACATGAACTACGACCGTGACGGTTCACAGCACTACAACATTCTTTCCGCACTTCAGAAATCCATACGCGGATCTGACGAAAATGCAGCACTGCATTACCTCGCAAGACTGCTTGAAGCCGGTGATCTTATTTCAGCGACACGAAGACTCCTCGTAATCGCCGCTGAAGATGTGGGGCTTGCCTATCCTGCTGCGATTTCGATCGTCAAGGCATGTGTCGATTCCGCACTGCAGCTCGGAATGCCCGAAGCACGTATTCCTCTTGCTGAAGCAGTGATCCTTATGTGTACCTCGCCTAAATCCAACAGTGCCATCTGCGCCATTGACGAAGCACTGAACGATGTAAGGCACTGCAGCTACGGTGACATTCCGGCTTATCTTAAAGACGGTCATTACGCCGGAGCTGAAAAGCTCGGAAACGCAACCGGATATAAATACCCTCACAATTACGTTAATCACTACGTTAAACAGCAGTATCTTCCGGACAATATCAAGGACAGAGTCTACTATCGATTCGGAAACAACAAGCAGGAAAAAGCTGCAGAAGAGTACCGTAAAAAAATAACTTCCGGAAACTAAGGAACACTGATCAAATCGGAAATCCGGCTTCGCCGGATTTCCGAAGGTGGGATTTGAGGGACTTCGCCCCGGAGCCCCACGCTGATTTATGAATAAATCAGCGTATCCATAAAAAAATAACCCCGCAGTTTCATCAGCGGAACTGCGGGGTTTGTTTTATGATTCAATATAGGTTCTGTCGAAGGTTATAACGGTGTGGTATTTAACATCGTCTCCTTCAAAAACAGAATCTATTTTTTTTCTTTATCTCATCATTGGTAAGTGCAAGGTCAAACGGGACAACCACGTCAAAGATCATATTGATGTCGCATTCACCCGATGTAATACGGAAATCGTGGATACTCATACGATCATCGATGCTTTTTACAGTGACATTCATACGCTGGCGAAGTGCATTCACCTGTTCATTGTCAACATCGACCGGATCGGTATGGATCGTCATGATTATTCCAAGCTCATCGAAAATATCACGCTCACATGCATCGATAAGTTCATGGATTATAACAATGTTTTCTTTGCTGCTTACCTCTGCGTGACAGCTTGCGAGCATATTACCCGGACCGTAATCGTGCACTATCAGATCATGCACGCCGATTATTTTTTCCTTTTCCATGAGCATGTCGTTTATCTTTTTGACCAGAGCCGGATCTGCCGGTTTTCCGATAAGGTGATCAACGGTCTCTTTAACGATGCCGTAACCGCCTTTTATGATAAACAGAGAAACCAGAATACCCATCACTGCATCAACAGGAAGCTTTGTAAACAATGTGGATATCAGACCGATAAGAGCAGCCAGAGTAGAAACAACGTCATTTCTGCTGTCCTCAGAAGTAGCGAGCATAACTGAGGAATTGATCTCTGTGCCAAGTTTTCTGTTAAACACAGACATCCATAGTTTGACCCCGATGGAAGCCACAAGAGATAACACCGCACCCCAGGTAAACTTAAGTTCTTCAGGATCAAAAAGCTTTAAAAAAGAATTTCTCAGAAGTTCAAATCCAACCAGAAGAATGATAAAAGAAATCACAAGGGAAGTAAGATATTCGACTCTTCCGTGTCCGAAAGGATGATCCTTGTCTGACGGTTTGGCTGCCGCTTTATAGCCGATCATGGTAATTATACAGCTTGCACTGTCGGAAAGGTTGTTGAAAGCATCTGATATGATGGCAATTGATGAAGTGAGGAATCCCACAAGGTATTTTATAACAAACAGCAGTATGTTGCAGACTATACCGGTAATACTGCTGAGCATACCGTATTTCTCACGTACTTTTATATCATCTGTTTTTTCATAGTCTTTTACAAATCTTTTAACAAGAAAATCAGTCATTATAATTATCCCCTCTGAAGGCCGGACGAACTATCGCACCGGATCTTCATAAATATGCAGTCGGTCTGAAACTTAAAAAGCATCTTCCGATTCATTAAATTATAACAGATTGTACCCTTTAAGTCAATGCGTAAGAGCTCTTATTCATGGACACTGTTCAGTTATTACGCATATTATTTTCTAAAAATACTATTGACAAATAGTTTAATTTGTACTATACTCTAATTATAATTTTTTTACACAACAGGAGGTATATTTATGAACTACACTATTACAGGCGCACCGTTCCCGGTTGTTTCCTGCGAATTATCTGCAGGAGAATCAATGAACTGTCAGAAGGGCGCAATGGTATGGATGACAGAAAACATGAAAATGCAGACAGGCACTGAAGGCGGTCTCGGTAAAATGTTTACACGTGCTCTTTCAGGTGAGTCAATTTTTCACAACACTTATACTGCTGAAAAAACAGACGGCATGATCACATTCGGTGCAAGCTGTCCGGGAAACATTCTCGAATTTGATATTTCAAACGGCAATACTATCGTTGGTCAGAAGGGTTCTTATCTTGCATCTGAAACAGGTGTTGCTTTCGAAACATTCTTCCAGAAGAAACTCGGTGCCGGACTTTTCGGCGGTGAAGGCTTCATTCTTCAGAAGTTCACAGGAAACGGAAAGGTATTCCTTGAAATTGACGGAAGCGTAGTTGAATACACACTTGAAGCAGGTCAGACAATGCTCGTAGATACAGGATACCTCGCAGCTATGGACGCAACAGTTTCCATCAGCATCGATCAGGTAAAGGGCATCGGCAATGCACTCTTCGGCGGTGAAGGCTTATTCAATACAAAGCTTACCGGCCCTGGCCGCATCTGGCTCCAGACAATGCCAATATCTCAGTTTGCAGGATCTATTATTCCTTACATTCCTTCAAAGGGCTGATATCAACAGATATAAGACGTAAAAATACAACCGGTCTTCCGAAAGGCTTAACCTTTTCAGAAGACCGGTTATTTTTATAGAAGTGATCAATAAATCAGCGATTCCTTATTATTTATGCCAGTAGTCGTTTAAAAACTTAACTCTATTTTCAAGCCATCCGTGAAGATAATCTGCAGCTTCCTCTTCTGTTTTACATTTTATTGCTTTACTATGAATCTCATCTATATATGGAACTTCTTCACCGGAAGGAAGCTTTTTCCCGATATTCCCCCACTTTTTATAGTTGTTTTCAAAAGCTGTTTTGTATTCAGCTTTATCATTCTCAATAAGCTTTAATCCACGTTCGAAAACGCCGTCATCATAAGCTTTAGTCCACTTTTCTCTGATAATATCGGTGTACCATGACTGAGGCATCAGAACTGCAAGCCATGGATTTATCGTTTCATACTGTGCGTCAATTCCAAGTGAATCATTGGCATTTACATCCGGTACGGCACTTGCAGCATAGAATCCTGTACCATCAGCACAGCGGTCTTTGTTACCCATTGCAGAGTCAAAATCCCACGGTGCCTCAAAATGCAGTATTTTGTCTCCGTCTGCACTGAAATCCACATCCATAAAAAAGCTTGCTATGGCAACATCAGCATCACATGTAAGCTCACTGATAATGTACATATCAGCAAGCGAGTTCAGATCCACAACTTTTTTAACCGCTTCCTCAGGAGTGATGTCTGAGCTCTCAGTGATCTTAGTATAGTCATCATTAAACACATATGCCTTGTTTTCATATGAAGCACTGTACATGATCCTGTACACATTATTGATGTAGTCTGCAATAAAATCACGCTGTTTCTGTGAATAAATATCACTTTTTATGGTCATGCCGATAAAGTCACCAGCTTCAATAATTACACCATCCGGTTTCGGAATGACTGTGATACTCTTACCTGTTTTATCTCCGTTAAAAGATTTTAGCGGTGCATTGTCTGCGTAATCTACAACGAACGTTTTGCTTTCATCTTCGGCATAATAATTGTTGTCATATTCAAGGAAATAGCCTATATCTGTTCCCTGATAATCTTTCTCCGGATCATTTATATTAACACGATTTTCATTGACCTGCTGCAATTCAGCAAGAAGATATACACCCCAGTATTCCCCGTTGATATCTACTTCAACGAACTCTGCGTCCGATGCGTACAGTCCATCACTTTCGCAGATTTCACGCGCCATGCTTAAAGCTGCTTTGTTACGGAGCATTGAAGCATCTTTATACTCGGCAAGCAGTACCCAGTTTCTGAAAGCATTTCCGTCGTTAAGGTCGCCCATGCTCTGCTTTTCATTAAACCTGATCCTTAACGGCTTTTTATCATAGGTCGTGGTCCAGTTACCGCGAACCTTTACATCAGCCTGTGCTCCGTCAACCAGGATACTTCCGTCAGGATCACGAAGAGTCACAGTGCATGCTTCGTAATATGGTTCCTTGGGAATCTTAAATCCCGGAGTATATGTAATCATAATATCTGAAACGAATCTGGCAATAGGAACTGTAACAAAATCCATGACTTTCGGATCCTGACTTACAGTCCGGATAGATAAACGCTGCATGCATAAGTTACTGTAATCCGGTTCTGCAGCTTCTTCCTTTGATGTTTCAGTCTGGCCCGCGGCGTTCTGGTTCGACGAATTGCCAGCCTTGCTTTCCCCTGCTCCCCCTGTGCCGCCTGCTGTGCATGATGTGAGCATAATTAAAGCACTAATAGCAGCAATGATCTTTGTGTACTTCATAGTGTTTGTTCTCCTTATAATATGACGTCAGAATTACAGTAAACGCAAAAATATTTATTCGTTTACTATAATTTCAAAATTTATGTTTTCAGTATATCACAGCATGGAATATTAATCAATATTGTCGCCGATATTTTAACCTTTTTGTAAACTTCGCATAATAATATTATAATAAACCTAATCAGTCCCTTATCTGAATTTTAATAAATCAACACTTTCCTGTAACAGTGACAAATGTCACTACTTTTATCATACCTTCTGAAAACGCTCCAATTCAATTGACATTGACTGTTCACAGTGCTATAATTTTAATATTATTTATGAATAGGAGCATTTTATAATGAAAAAATTAACTGCAGCAATCTTATCAGCATGTTTACTTTCGGCAGCCGTTTCTTCCGTACCGGATCAGACATTTGCCGCAAAGACAAAGGGTGATATCAACGGTGACGGAAAGGTCAATTCCACCGATCTTCTTTCAGCACTGAAATATTTAACAGGCGCCTCAGCTAACACTGATATCTCCTCACTTGATATGAACGGTGACGGAAAGATCAATATTATCGATTTCATCGATCTTAAAACAAAGATCGTTCCTGAAGCAAAACCTGAAACAAGTGATTTTGAAATAAAGAACGGTGTACTTTTAAAATATAACGGAACGGACGAAATCGTAAAAATACCTGAAACAGTAACAGAGATCGCCGAACGTGCTTTCTGGAGCAACAGGAATATAGTAGCTGTATACATTCCGGGAACAGTAAAGAAGGTTGGAGACAGTGCTTTCTGGAGCTGTGATGCTCTGGAGTTTCTTGATATTGCTGAAGGCGTTGAACATATCGGAGACTCACTTACATGGAGCTGCCCTTCATTAAAGGACGTTAATCTTCCTTCTACAATAAAGCTTTCTGCTGATCTTTCAGAAGGACAGCTAAATATTTTTGCAAACTGCCCGAAACTTAAAATACATCTTTCCGAAAGCGCAAAGGGAAAGAATACTGACAGCGAAAAAATTGCAAAAAACAGTAAGCAGGCCTCAGAATCATGGGCAGATACTCCGTATGATTTCAAACCTGTAACTTACGTACCTGCCGACAGATCAAAGATGATAGTGCCGGGAGCATATGAATACGGAAAATTCAGCGAATTTACCATCCCGGAAGGAACAACAGAGATCGGTGCGAGAGCTTTCCAGTACTGCAAACAGCTTAAGAGCATTATCATTCCGGGCAGTGTAAAGTCGATCGGCGTGGATGCCTTTGAATACTGTGAATCACTCACTGACGTATATATCAGTGAAGGCTGTGAAACTCTTGAGTACGGTTCATTCGCATACTGTAAAACTCTTAAAAACGTTACTCTTCCGGCAAGCATCACTTCAATACACAAAGGTGCTTTCGACCACAGCAAGGATTCTCTGACGATCCACTGCCCTAAGGGATCATATGCAGAAAAATACGCAAATGAAAACAAAATAAAACACGATAACAATGTATCCGGAAAACCGGAAACACCTGCAGTTACAACTACGCCTGCTGTAACTGCACCTGCTGTTACAAAAGTTACACAGCCTGTAACTGCTTCCGGAACTGAGATTACAACTACAGCACCTGTAACAACAGTAAAATCTGAAACGACAACCACAGCAGCGGTCACAACAGTGTCAGCTGCAGCAGTTACAGCACCAGGGGTAACAACACAGGCAGTTACAACTACAGCCGTTTCTGCAGCAAAACCTTTCAGTATAAAAACAGCAGCAAAGTTTGCAGTTACATCGAAGAATCTAAACGGAGGTGTATGGGATGACGTAATTTCAAACACATCCAGAGGAAAGAATGCCTCCCCTGAACTTTCATGGGCTCCTGTCGAAAACGCTTCATGCTATGCGATATACATGATCGACACATCTGCCGGCAACTGGATGCACTGGAAATCGAACGGCATAAAAGAAACAAGTCTTAAGCAGGGCTATGCAAAGAGAAACGAATATGTAGGTCCGTATCCGCCGTCAGGCACACATACCTATCAGATCTATGTTTTTGCATTAAAGGATCCTGTTTCATCAATGCAGGGTAATTTTGATGATGAAAACGCAGGCATTGAAACACTTGCAAAGTCACTTGACAAAACCTCATCAGGTGAAGTCGGAAATATTATTTCATACGGTCATATTTCCGGTAAATTTTCACACTGAGAAATTACTGATCTGAACACGGTACAGTAAAATCTGATAAAAAAGCTGTGAGAGCTGAATAAAAGTTCTCACAGCTTTATTTTTTTGTAGTCTTGAAAACCGCTCTTCATTGTGTTACAATTAATATGTGTGTAATAAGTTTTGGCGATTTCTATGTAATCACTACTATACGACAAGCAATACTATTTTTCTATGAAAGAGGCAAATATGAGTTTTATTAAGAAACACGTATCCTGTTTACTGGCGTCCACACTGCTTATCACAGCTTCGCTGTCACTCAGCAGCTGCTCATCAAATCAGGAGATCGTTGTAAAGCCTGATGGCAGTACAGATACTGCAGTCACCGGTGCAGCTGTAACAGTTACAGAAAAAGCAGAAATTACAGAACCGGCCGTTACTGAACCGGAGGAAAAACTTCCTGATCTGAGTACGGTAAAAGTAAAACCTGAACAGACTGATGACGCAAAATATTCAACTGTTTCGGACTACGAAAGTTTTCTTACTGTCAGAGACGGATTTTATCAGTTGTCTTTTCTTGATGACAAGGAATTTGAAGATACGATAAACTCTGATATTAAAGAGGCATCGAAAAAGCTTAAGGCAGACTACGGCGAAGAATTTGCATATGAAGCTTCACGTTCCCACTCCAGAAACGTAGCACAGGCAGGCGGTATAATGGCCGATGTGATCATCAGAAACGGTTTTCTTTCCGTAATGCTTGAATATGGCTATTATGAGCCGTACGGAACTGATCTCGCCGGCGGATACAGCAATCTCCTCAAAAACAAGAGAACGATATACTGTGGACCACGCCGTTACGCTCAATTACGAGCTTTCAACCAGAACAAAAATAAACAGCATTACAGACCTTTTCTATAACGGCGCTGACTGGGAACAGGAACTTACATCTGCAGTCTACAAAGAATATCACGGTGATCCGTCATTTCTTCCTGAGGGTGCTCCGGAAATGTTCACTCTCGATTATTTTCTTGTTCCGACTGATGACGGTGACTACGCTGTTGTAAGATATAACAGTGAAGATCTTAACCTGAGCTACTGCGGTGACATGATCGCATCCCATTACCGTTCAATGAACGGCGTAGTCTCAGAGACAGCGGACAGAAATTATGAAATGTACACTCAGTCTTCAATTGAGACCTGTCCGAACTGCGGATTTAATTATATTCATCTTCGTTTTGACACTTCACGTTTCTACAGCGATGATGAACTCATACAGATGAACCGAGAACTTGAAACTCTTTACGACCACGGCTTTATGGGAAGAGAAAACCACGAGTGCAATTCTCTTCGCTCAAACTACGGTACAGTAAGACAGTATAATCCTGAATCAAACAAGCGCAATTTCGGTATAGATCTCTGGAGCTACTCCGACAAGGAAAACAAGCTTTATTTCTTTGATCCGAATTCGTACGAAAGACTCGGAATCGAACAGGTGATTGGCTGGAACTGGCGTGACTATGCTTCATCAGAAGATCCTGATACTCCTGACATAAGCACATTTGAACCTCATGCATTTGTTTCAGCAAGATATGATAAATCCGAAGGCATCGTCATCGCTGAACTCACCGGATATTCTCCTACCTATCAGCGTGACATCATTGTTACTGCCAGGGTTCCTGCAGATGAAGCAAATGAGAATTATCTCGACTGAAAATAAACAAAAAAATACCGCCTGCCGGGATTCTATTAAGAAACCGGAAGGCGGTATTTTATTTATGCAGCAAGCTTTGATCTGAGAAGAATATAGTCTACTATATTGATCTTTCCGTCGTCGTTCGCATCAGCTGCTGTAAAGTTTACTTTGTATCCGTCGTCTGCAATTCCGAGGATCTCTTTCTGAAGAATTATCAGATCTGTACTGTTTACTGAACCGTCTTCATTGATGTCGCCCTTTGTGATAACAGGTTCAGGAACTGTTGTTACAGGAACAGTAGTTTCTTCAGGAGTTGTCACGGTTGTTACTACTGTGGTAACAGCCTCTGTTGTCGTTACAGCTTCTGTGGTTGTAGCTTCAGTTGTAACCACTGTTGTAACAGGAGGTTCTGTCACCGGCTGAGCAAAAGGTGCTGATGGCTGAGCAGTAAAACCTGCACTCGGAACGCCCTT from Ruminococcus sp. HUN007 includes:
- a CDS encoding DUF6472 family protein codes for the protein MNECETCAYYSYDEEWDSYVCEMDLDEDEYCRLIEGHYRKCPYYRDGDEYKIARKQ
- the lysA gene encoding diaminopimelate decarboxylase codes for the protein MFVSENLSVNEKGNLAINGHDTVDLAKKYGTPLYVMDEDMIRTHCRTYIDSINRFYDGKGMACFASKAFSCKEIYRVMQQEGMGIDVVSAGEIYTAYKAGFDMSKAVFHGNNKTEEEINMAADLGIGRIVADNVFELDTLERIAKEKGKKFRVLLRIKPGVDAHTHSFISTGQIDSKFGFALETGEAFEAVKKTMSLENLDFAGIHCHIGSSILDTQGFVAAAEIMMKFIKQIKDETGFEIPELNLGGGFGIKYVEGDDPLPYDEYMKAVAEVVNSFCEKNDVKRPFILIEPGRSVVGSAGITLYTCGGRKIIPNIRTYVSIDGGMCDNPRYILYQAEYDAVVANKASLPKDEKVTIAGRCCETGDMIGENMPLQHCEPGDIIAVCATGAYNYAMSSHYNRLRKPAVVFVNSSSDRIVVQRESLDDIIKNDI
- the glyA gene encoding serine hydroxymethyltransferase, which produces MYSNLMDSIGFVAKSDPEVAEAMNKELGRQRRNLELIASENIVSPEVMAAMGSVLTNKYAEGYPGKRYYGGCEYVDIVENIAIERAKKLFGAEYANVQAHSGAQANTAVYFAVLEPGDTVLGMSLAHGGHLTHGSPVNLSGKYFNFIPYGLGDDGRINYDEIEKLAKENKPKLIVAGASAYPRAIDFERISNIAKSVGALFMVDMAHIAGLVAAGCHQSPVPYADIVTTTTHKTLRGPRGGLILTNNEELAKKINKAIFPGIQGGPLMHVIAGKAVCFGEALKDSFKEYETQVVKNAKALADALMAKGFNLVSGGTDNHLMLVDLQSFNITGKELEHRLDEVFITVNKNAVPNDPQSPFVTSGVRIGTPAVTTRGLKEDDMKQIAEFIYLAATDFENNADKIREGVNAICKKYPLYE
- a CDS encoding cation diffusion facilitator family transporter, coding for MTDFLVKRFVKDYEKTDDIKVREKYGMLSSITGIVCNILLFVIKYLVGFLTSSIAIISDAFNNLSDSASCIITMIGYKAAAKPSDKDHPFGHGRVEYLTSLVISFIILLVGFELLRNSFLKLFDPEELKFTWGAVLSLVASIGVKLWMSVFNRKLGTEINSSVMLATSEDSRNDVVSTLAALIGLISTLFTKLPVDAVMGILVSLFIIKGGYGIVKETVDHLIGKPADPALVKKINDMLMEKEKIIGVHDLIVHDYGPGNMLASCHAEVSSKENIVIIHELIDACERDIFDELGIIMTIHTDPVDVDNEQVNALRQRMNVTVKSIDDRMSIHDFRITSGECDINMIFDVVVPFDLALTNDEIKKKNRFCF
- a CDS encoding TIGR00266 family protein, translated to MNYTITGAPFPVVSCELSAGESMNCQKGAMVWMTENMKMQTGTEGGLGKMFTRALSGESIFHNTYTAEKTDGMITFGASCPGNILEFDISNGNTIVGQKGSYLASETGVAFETFFQKKLGAGLFGGEGFILQKFTGNGKVFLEIDGSVVEYTLEAGQTMLVDTGYLAAMDATVSISIDQVKGIGNALFGGEGLFNTKLTGPGRIWLQTMPISQFAGSIIPYIPSKG
- a CDS encoding CotH kinase family protein, yielding MKYTKIIAAISALIMLTSCTAGGTGGAGESKAGNSSNQNAAGQTETSKEEAAEPDYSNLCMQRLSIRTVSQDPKVMDFVTVPIARFVSDIMITYTPGFKIPKEPYYEACTVTLRDPDGSILVDGAQADVKVRGNWTTTYDKKPLRIRFNEKQSMGDLNDGNAFRNWVLLAEYKDASMLRNKAALSMAREICESDGLYASDAEFVEVDINGEYWGVYLLAELQQVNENRVNINDPEKDYQGTDIGYFLEYDNNYYAEDESKTFVVDYADNAPLKSFNGDKTGKSITVIPKPDGVIIEAGDFIGMTIKSDIYSQKQRDFIADYINNVYRIMYSASYENKAYVFNDDYTKITESSDITPEEAVKKVVDLNSLADMYIISELTCDADVAIASFFMDVDFSADGDKILHFEAPWDFDSAMGNKDRCADGTGFYAASAVPDVNANDSLGIDAQYETINPWLAVLMPQSWYTDIIREKWTKAYDDGVFERGLKLIENDKAEYKTAFENNYKKWGNIGKKLPSGEEVPYIDEIHSKAIKCKTEEEAADYLHGWLENRVKFLNDYWHK